The sequence GCCGGGGCATCCCCGGCCTCGGCCCCAGCGACTCGGTCCGCCCGCGCTGGCTCACCGTCGGCGCCACGATCCGCCAGCAGTCGGTCATCCTCCAGACCATCACCCGACTGCTGTTCCACGCCATCGCGCTCTTCTCGATCTATCTGCTCTTCTCCGGCCACAACGCCCCCGGTGGCGGCTTCGCCGCCGGGCTGGTCGCCGGTCTCGCCCTCACAGTCCGCTACCTGGCCGGCGGCCGTACCGAACTCAACGGCGCGGCCCCGGTCGACGCCGGCGTAGTGCTCGGCGCCGGGCTGTTCGTCGCGCTCGGCACCGGCATCACCGCGATGCTGCTGGGCGGGGAGTTCCTGCAGAGCGCCGTCCTCGACCTGCACGTACCGGTCCTCGGCCACGTCCACCTCGTGTCGTCCGTCTTCTTCGACGTCGGCGTCTACCTCATCGTGGTCGGCCTGGTGCTGGACATCCTGCGCAGCCTGGGTGCGGAGATGGACCGCCAGCACGAGACCGAAGACACCGCCGAGATCCGGGCGAAGGAGCTGGTATGAGCCCCAACCTGACCTACGTCCTCGTGATCGGCGTCCTGTTCGCCGCCGGGGTGACGCTGTTGCTGGAGCGCAGCCTGACCCGGGTGCTGATGGGCGTCGTCCTGCTCGGCAACGGCGCCAACCTGCTCATACTCAGCGGCGGCCGGTTCGGCGGCCCGCCGATCGTCGGCACCACGGCCGAGGAGGACATGGCCGACCCGCTGCCCCAGGCGATGGTGCTCACCGCGATCGTCATCACCCTCGGCATGACGGCGTTCCTGCTGGCCCTGGCCTACCGCAGCTGGCACCTCAACGGGCACGACGAGGTGCAGGACGACGTCGAGGACCGCCGCATCATGGAGCTGGCCGACCGGGACGAGGGCCCGGGCACCGCGGACGACTCCACCGACGGCGAGCCACCGCAGCAGTCCGACGATCGGCCGGTGGCCGTCACCGGCGACGCGGGGAGGGCCGGATGACCTGGCTGGTGCCCCTGCCCGTGGTGATGCCGCTGCTCGGCGCGGCTCTGACGCTGCTGTTCGTCGGCCGGCCCCGCGCCCAACGCTGGGTCAGCCTCACCGTTCTCTCCGCCACTGTCGCCGTGGCCGCAGCGCTCCTGGTCCGCACCTCACTGGACGGGCCGCTGGTCGTCGCGGTCGGCGGGTGGGTGGCGCCGCTGGGCATCGTGCTCGTCGCCGACCAACTCGCCGCGCTGATGCTCGTCGTCTCCGCCGCGGTCACCCTGTGCGTGCTGGTGTACTCCATCGGGCAGGGTATGGCCGACGGCAACGAGGAGACGCCACTGTCGGTCTACCACCCCACATACCTGGTGCTGACCGCCGGCGTGTGCAACGCCTTCCTGGCCGGGGACCTGTTCAACCTCTACGTCGGCTTCGAGATTTTGCTGGTCGCCAGCTACGTGCTGCTGACCCTGGGCAGCACCGAGACGCGGATCCGCGCCGGCACCACGTACGTCGTGGTCAGTCTGCTGTCGTCGCTGGTCTTCCTGATCGCGATCGGTCTGGTCTACGCCGCGACCGGCACCCTCAACCTGGCCCACCTCGTCGACCGGCTGGACGCGCTGCCGGACGATGTGCGCCTGCTGCTGCAGAGCATGCTGCTGCTCGCCTTCGGCATCAAGGCCGCGGTGTTCCCGCTGTCGGCCTGGCTGCCGGACAGCTACCCGACCGCGCCGGCCCCGGTCACCGCGGTCTTCGCCGGCCTGCTCACCAAAGTCGGCGTGTACGCGATCATCCGGACAGAGACGCTGCTGTTCCCCGGCGGCCGCAGCGCCGACCTGCTGATGGTGGCCGCGCTGCTAACCATGCTGGTCGGCATCCTCGGTGCGGTCGCCCAGTCGGACATCAAGCGGCTGCTGTCGTTCACGCTGGTCAGCCACATGGGCTACATGCTGTTCGGGATCGGCCTGACCACGGCACATGGGCTGTCCGCCGCGATCTTCTACGTGGTCCACCACATCACCATCCAGACCACGCTGTTCCTCGCCGCCGGTCTGGTCGAGCGGCGCGGCGGCAGCACCGCCCTGGACCGGCTCGGCGGGCTGGCCCGGCTGTCGCCACTGCTGGCCGTGCTGTTCTTCGTGCCCGCGCTCAACCTCGCCGGCATCCCGCCGTTCTCCGGGTTCCTCGGCAAGCTCGGTCTCGTGCAGGCCGGGGTCGCCGACGGCGGTCCCCTGGCCTGGACTCTGGTCGCGGGCGGGCTGCTCACCAGCCTGCTCACCCTCTACGCCATCGCCCGGGTGTGGAACCTGGCCTTCTGGCGCGCTCCGCACGCCGACATACCGGCGGCCGACGCCACCGTCCCGAACGTCTCTGACAGCGACGAGCACGCGGGCACCATGCTGCCCCGGCTGATGACCGCGTCAACCGCGGCCCTCGTGGTGTTCGGGCTGGCGCTGACCGCGGTGGCCGGTCCGCTCTTCAACGTCAGCACCGACGCCGCCGACGACCTGCTGCGCCGCACCCCGTACGTCGAGGCCGTGTTCCCGGACGGTGCCCCGTGAGTGAGCCGATGACCCAGCCCGGCCCCACCCCTGCCAACCGGCCGCTGACCCGCCAGGACCGGCGCCGCAACCGGATCGTCGCCATGACCGGCCTGGTCGCCGTCTGGATGCTGCTGTGGGGCACCCTCAGCTGGGCGAACCTGATCAGCGGAGTGCTGGTCGCCGTGGTGCTGCTGGCGGTGTTCCCGCTGCCCCCGGTGACCTTCGCCGGGCGCATCCGTCCGCTGCCGATGGCGCGGTTCTGGCTGCGGTTCACCCGGGACCTCGTGGCGGCCTCGATCCACATCGCCTGGCTGGCGCTGCGGCCCCGGCACACCCCACGCGGCGCGATCATCGCCGTGCCGCTGCGGGTCAACACCGACCTCAACCTCACCCTCACCGCCGAGGCGCTGTCCCTGGTCCCCGGCAGCCTCATCATCGAGGCCGACCGGACGACCGGCACCCTCTACGTCCACGTCATCGGCGTGCGCACCATCGAGGAGGTGGAGCGGTTCCGGCAAGGCGTGTTCGAACTCGAAGCCCGGATCGTGGCCGCGATCGGCTCGCCCGACGAGGTGCGCCGCCTGACATCCGCCGACCCCGCCGGCCCGTCACGGCCGGTCGATACAGAAGGGGCACCGACATGACCGCCGTCGCCGTGACCGTCACCGTCCTGCTCGCCATCGCCGGCGCGCTGACGCTCGTCCGCATCATCCGCGGGCCGTCCATCCTCGACCGGGCGGTCGCCACCGACGTCCTGCTCGCCATCGTCGTCGCCGCCATCGCCATGGAGGCGGCATACAGCCGCGACGCCACCGCGCTGCCGGTGCTCGTGGTGCTCGCCATCCTCGGGTTCGTCAGCTCGGTCAGCGTCGCCCGGTTCGCCGCTCGGAAAGGCGACCAGTGAGCCTCGACGCCGTTCTCGACACCGTCGCCGCCGTCTGCCTGCTCACCGGAGCGATGCTCTGCCTCGCCGCCGGCGTCGCCCTGGTGCGCTTCCCCGACCTGCTCTTCCGGCTGCACGCGGCCGCCAAGCCGCAGGTGCTCGGCCTGCTCCTGGTCCTGCTCGGCTGCGCGCTGCGGCTGCGCAACGGGGTGGACATCACCACGCTCGTGCTCATCGGTGTCTTCCAACTCGCCACCGCCCCGGTCGCGGCCCACATGGTGGGCCGGACCGCGTACCCGCATCACGACATCCGGCGGGACCTGCTGCTCACCGACGAGCTCGCGCCCGACTGGGAGCGGATCGACGCCGACCGCGCGGCCCCTTCTCCAACGGTGCCGGCGCAGGGCGGTTAGTCGTCTTCTGTACGGAGCCGGCAGGTGCGGCCCGGTTCAGGTCGTTCCTGACGCTGAACCGGCGCTCGCATCGTTGAGCACGTCCCGGAGGGAGGCCGGCTCGCGGCCGGTCAGCTCGGTCACCGCGTCGGAGACCGCTGCCCAGCGGCCCTGGCGGATGGCTTCGAACATGCTCGTGTAGGCGTAGGTCCACCACGGCTCCTCGCCGAGGCGCAGCAGCGCGCCGGCGAAGTCGGCCGACGCGGCGTCGGCGTACCGGTACCCGACGGCCGAAACGATCGCCTCGACGGCGAGGCTCTCCGGCCCCGTCACGTCGTGGTGCGCGTTGGTCGGTTCGCGCAGGGCCAGGGCGGCCAGGCAACGCGCCACGTCGCTGCGCGCGACGAGGGAGACGCGGCCGTCGGCGGCCGGGAGCGCGACGGTCTGGTCGGCGCCCGTGCTCGCGCCGACCTGCCGGATCAAGCCGAGGAAGAACTCGGCGAACAGGCCGGCGCGCACGATGGAGTACGGGAGGCCGGAGGCGCGAAGCAGCCGCTCGGTGTGACCGTTGGTGAACGCGTAGCAGAACGGCGAGCCCAGGTCCACGTCCAGGCCGCTGAGCAGCACCACGTGCCGGACCCCGCGCTGGATCGCGGCGTCCAGGACGTTGTGATGGTGGACGACCACCCGCGCGGCCTCGCCATCGCTGGACACGAACACCAGCGTGTCGACCCCGTCCAGCGCGGCGCGCAGCGCCGCGGGGTCGTCGTACGGCGCGGTACGGCTCGACAGCGAGACGACCTCGTGCCGACCCTCGGCGGCCAGCAGTTGCACCACCTGCCCGCCGACCCGACCGGTGCCCCCGGTGACCGCGATCCTCATGCCGCCCACGCGAACCCGTCCGGGTCGGTGAAGGGCTCGGTGTCGCTGCCGATGACGATCCGGTGCGATCCGGTGCCGTCCGGGGAGACGCCGGCGTCCTTGGCAGCGGCGCGCCGCCCGTAGAGCGCCAGCTTGACGGACGACTCCGGGGTGGCGAACTCGACGTACTTGCTGCCGAAGCTCTTCGCCACGGCCAGGCCGCGGTCGACGTAGAACTGCTTGCTCGCCTTCACGTCCGCGACCCCGAGCAGCAGCACGATGTCGTCGATCTGCCGGGTGGCCGGACCGGTATCCTTCTTCGACGACGTCGCGACCTTCCAGATCGCCCCGTCCGGGGCCTGCACCACGCCGCCGTAGCCCCAGAAACTCTTCTTTACCGGCTTCAGCACGCTGGCACCGCCGTCGAGCGCGGCGCCGATGAAGCCGTCGACCGTGCTCGGCTGGGACACCACGAGCGAGAGGATATACCCACGAAAGCCGCTCGTCGGTGCCTCCGAGGGGAGTACGCGCACGTGCTCGCCCACACCGAAGGCGGTGTAGAAGGCATCGGCGACCGTGGCGTCGGGCACTTCGAGGGTGACGAATTTGATCGAGGTCATGCCGATCATGCTACGAGCGGCCGCGTGACCCGTGCTTCTTGATTCCTGACCGGTCTGGTCACCTGATTCGCCGCACTCCAGCGGCAACAGCTCCGCGTCGAAGCGGTACTTTTCCGGCCGCCGATCGACGGGCTTGGCCTCCGGTGGGTCAAACGGCGCTGAGCAGCGCGTCGAGCGGCCGCGGCAAGGTGTCCCGGCCAACTGCCGCCTCGACGAACAGGCGTGCGTAGCGCAGGTTGCGGCGCGAGCTGCTGCGCACGAACCGGTACATCTGCGCTTCCGGCTTTCGGCCGCGCCAGGCCGGCTGGCTCTGGAACGAACGGAACGATCGGAGGTCGCCCTGCGAGTCGAAGAGTTCTTCGACCCCTGCGGTACCGACGGCGCGGATCAGCTCGTCCTCCAGATCGCGGACGCAGACGTAGAACCCGAGCTGCTCCATCTCGTTGCGCGTACGGGGTGAGCCAACCCGGGCTTCGTCC comes from Micromonospora viridifaciens and encodes:
- a CDS encoding monovalent cation/H+ antiporter complex subunit F encodes the protein MTAVAVTVTVLLAIAGALTLVRIIRGPSILDRAVATDVLLAIVVAAIAMEAAYSRDATALPVLVVLAILGFVSSVSVARFAARKGDQ
- a CDS encoding NAD(P)H-binding protein translates to MRIAVTGGTGRVGGQVVQLLAAEGRHEVVSLSSRTAPYDDPAALRAALDGVDTLVFVSSDGEAARVVVHHHNVLDAAIQRGVRHVVLLSGLDVDLGSPFCYAFTNGHTERLLRASGLPYSIVRAGLFAEFFLGLIRQVGASTGADQTVALPAADGRVSLVARSDVARCLAALALREPTNAHHDVTGPESLAVEAIVSAVGYRYADAASADFAGALLRLGEEPWWTYAYTSMFEAIRQGRWAAVSDAVTELTGREPASLRDVLNDASAGSASGTT
- a CDS encoding VOC family protein; the protein is MAGTPCRGRSTRCSAPFDPPEAKPVDRRPEKYRFDAELLPLECGESGDQTGQESRSTGHAAARSMIGMTSIKFVTLEVPDATVADAFYTAFGVGEHVRVLPSEAPTSGFRGYILSLVVSQPSTVDGFIGAALDGGASVLKPVKKSFWGYGGVVQAPDGAIWKVATSSKKDTGPATRQIDDIVLLLGVADVKASKQFYVDRGLAVAKSFGSKYVEFATPESSVKLALYGRRAAAKDAGVSPDGTGSHRIVIGSDTEPFTDPDGFAWAA
- the mnhG gene encoding monovalent cation/H(+) antiporter subunit G, which codes for MSLDAVLDTVAAVCLLTGAMLCLAAGVALVRFPDLLFRLHAAAKPQVLGLLLVLLGCALRLRNGVDITTLVLIGVFQLATAPVAAHMVGRTAYPHHDIRRDLLLTDELAPDWERIDADRAAPSPTVPAQGG
- a CDS encoding ATP-dependent endonuclease, which codes for MIVPIGGAHAIGRFLTRLGPLGTRGRLAGLCDLREEEVFRRGLDEARVGSPRTRNEMEQLGFYVCVRDLEDELIRAVGTAGVEELFDSQGDLRSFRSFQSQPAWRGRKPEAQMYRFVRSSSRRNLRYARLFVEAAVGRDTLPRPLDALLSAV
- a CDS encoding Na+/H+ antiporter subunit D encodes the protein MTWLVPLPVVMPLLGAALTLLFVGRPRAQRWVSLTVLSATVAVAAALLVRTSLDGPLVVAVGGWVAPLGIVLVADQLAALMLVVSAAVTLCVLVYSIGQGMADGNEETPLSVYHPTYLVLTAGVCNAFLAGDLFNLYVGFEILLVASYVLLTLGSTETRIRAGTTYVVVSLLSSLVFLIAIGLVYAATGTLNLAHLVDRLDALPDDVRLLLQSMLLLAFGIKAAVFPLSAWLPDSYPTAPAPVTAVFAGLLTKVGVYAIIRTETLLFPGGRSADLLMVAALLTMLVGILGAVAQSDIKRLLSFTLVSHMGYMLFGIGLTTAHGLSAAIFYVVHHITIQTTLFLAAGLVERRGGSTALDRLGGLARLSPLLAVLFFVPALNLAGIPPFSGFLGKLGLVQAGVADGGPLAWTLVAGGLLTSLLTLYAIARVWNLAFWRAPHADIPAADATVPNVSDSDEHAGTMLPRLMTASTAALVVFGLALTAVAGPLFNVSTDAADDLLRRTPYVEAVFPDGAP
- a CDS encoding Na+/H+ antiporter subunit E, encoding MTQPGPTPANRPLTRQDRRRNRIVAMTGLVAVWMLLWGTLSWANLISGVLVAVVLLAVFPLPPVTFAGRIRPLPMARFWLRFTRDLVAASIHIAWLALRPRHTPRGAIIAVPLRVNTDLNLTLTAEALSLVPGSLIIEADRTTGTLYVHVIGVRTIEEVERFRQGVFELEARIVAAIGSPDEVRRLTSADPAGPSRPVDTEGAPT
- a CDS encoding Na(+)/H(+) antiporter subunit C: MSPNLTYVLVIGVLFAAGVTLLLERSLTRVLMGVVLLGNGANLLILSGGRFGGPPIVGTTAEEDMADPLPQAMVLTAIVITLGMTAFLLALAYRSWHLNGHDEVQDDVEDRRIMELADRDEGPGTADDSTDGEPPQQSDDRPVAVTGDAGRAG